A single Chryseobacterium sp. DNA region contains:
- a CDS encoding TAT-variant-translocated molybdopterin oxidoreductase: MASNKIQFRSIHELKDPALNNKLAQKEFQEEIPVEDFLGDAENNGSSTSRRDFLKLLGFSTAAVTLAACEAPVIKTIPYVVKPHDIIPGIPNYYASTYFDGFDFASVLVKTREGRPIKIEPNPAAGDLGKTNARAQASVLSLYDNDKVKQPKLDGKDETFDKVDSFVLKGLDEAKASGKKIVLLSHSFASPTFKKLFAEFKSKYPTAELVTYDAFPYSASLDAAQEVFGQRALPVYDLKGSELVVSFQADFLGDYNASSLETSYAAARKPGPNMLRHIQVESNMSLTGANADSRYRLKPSAVNKTLVEVYNAIVGGGTSDKTAAEIANELKAKGSKAVVFADGSKGAQVLAHLINQKLGSVAFTGKANFLKEFDKARYQEFLGWVNAGQVGVLIANNVDPIYSHPKGEDFKKSLSKVPYVIAVADKKNEMYKAAKAVIPVANWLESWGDIEPQTGVYSLMQPTIQKIYKSRQIEESLLVWKNGKNNAANNYYDYLKANAASILGGTSFNKALYNGINTSSNAATLSYAGGNAAQAVAELGNFKASELELVLYTKTSMGDGTQANNPWLQELPDPITRMSWDNYLTISPKDAEKFAIDNDLNARMQLDGSIVNLTVNGVTIKDVPVFVQPGQAEGSVGLALGYGKKNSGATADTGVNAYPLFDGSNLAVSGVKIEKTGEDHEFAGIQLQNTLMGRYEIAKEVPLAEFINVPFDDEHKGWNKPLEYHTISGALPARKIDLWDAFDDTDGPHFNLSIDLNSCTGCGACIIACQAENNVPVVGKEEVRMSRDMYWLRIDRYYSSRQTVEVYEGLKEGMAVPELYGTAFNKEGGALNHPADNPDVIFQPVMCQHCNHAPCETVCPVAATSHGKQGQNHMAYNRCIGTRYCANNCPYKVRRFNWFTYNLNDKFDFNMNNDLGRMVLNPDVVVRTRGVMEKCSMCIQMTQNTILEAKKEGRRVKDGEFQTACSKACSTGAMTFGDMNDKDSSIREQYASNRRYYLLEEIGTKPNVFYHTKVRNRVEK, translated from the coding sequence ATGGCTTCAAACAAAATACAATTCAGAAGTATTCATGAACTTAAAGATCCAGCTTTAAACAATAAGCTGGCTCAGAAAGAGTTTCAGGAAGAAATTCCGGTAGAAGATTTCCTTGGAGATGCTGAGAACAACGGATCAAGTACTTCAAGAAGAGATTTCCTGAAATTATTAGGATTCTCTACAGCAGCAGTAACATTAGCTGCCTGTGAAGCTCCGGTAATCAAAACGATTCCTTATGTGGTAAAGCCGCATGATATTATTCCGGGAATCCCTAATTATTACGCTTCAACATATTTTGACGGTTTCGACTTTGCTAGTGTTTTAGTAAAAACCCGTGAAGGGAGACCTATCAAAATAGAACCCAACCCAGCGGCTGGTGATTTAGGTAAAACTAATGCAAGAGCTCAGGCAAGTGTACTTTCTCTTTACGACAATGATAAAGTAAAACAGCCTAAACTGGATGGTAAAGACGAAACTTTCGATAAAGTGGACAGCTTCGTTCTTAAAGGGTTAGATGAAGCTAAGGCATCAGGTAAAAAGATCGTGTTATTATCACACTCTTTTGCTTCACCTACTTTTAAAAAGCTATTTGCGGAATTTAAGTCGAAATATCCTACAGCGGAATTGGTAACTTATGATGCTTTCCCTTATTCTGCGTCTTTAGATGCAGCTCAGGAAGTATTCGGACAAAGAGCATTACCGGTTTATGATCTTAAAGGTTCTGAACTCGTAGTTTCTTTCCAGGCTGATTTCTTAGGAGACTACAACGCGTCAAGCTTAGAAACATCTTACGCAGCAGCAAGAAAGCCAGGTCCAAACATGTTAAGACACATTCAGGTGGAGTCTAACATGTCATTAACCGGAGCTAACGCTGACTCAAGATACCGATTAAAGCCAAGTGCTGTAAACAAAACGTTAGTTGAGGTTTACAATGCAATCGTAGGAGGTGGTACTTCAGATAAGACCGCTGCTGAAATTGCTAATGAACTTAAGGCAAAAGGAAGCAAAGCTGTTGTTTTCGCTGACGGTTCTAAAGGAGCACAGGTTTTAGCACATTTAATCAACCAAAAATTAGGTTCAGTAGCTTTCACAGGTAAAGCCAACTTCCTAAAAGAATTTGATAAAGCAAGATACCAGGAATTCCTAGGATGGGTAAATGCAGGTCAGGTTGGCGTATTGATCGCAAACAATGTAGACCCTATCTACTCTCATCCAAAAGGTGAAGATTTCAAAAAATCTTTATCAAAAGTTCCTTACGTAATTGCTGTAGCTGATAAGAAAAATGAAATGTACAAGGCAGCGAAAGCTGTAATTCCGGTCGCTAACTGGTTAGAGTCTTGGGGAGATATCGAACCACAGACAGGAGTATATTCATTAATGCAGCCTACGATCCAGAAAATCTACAAATCAAGACAGATTGAAGAGTCTCTATTGGTTTGGAAAAATGGAAAAAACAATGCAGCCAATAACTACTACGATTATTTAAAAGCTAATGCAGCTTCTATCTTAGGTGGTACTTCTTTCAACAAAGCATTGTACAACGGTATCAATACTTCTTCTAACGCAGCAACATTATCTTATGCAGGAGGAAATGCTGCACAGGCAGTTGCAGAATTAGGAAACTTCAAAGCTTCTGAATTAGAATTAGTATTATACACCAAGACTTCAATGGGAGACGGAACTCAGGCAAACAACCCTTGGTTACAAGAATTACCTGATCCAATCACAAGAATGTCTTGGGATAACTACCTGACCATTTCTCCTAAAGATGCAGAAAAGTTTGCTATTGATAACGATCTTAATGCAAGAATGCAGTTAGATGGTTCTATTGTCAACCTTACTGTAAACGGAGTGACAATAAAAGATGTTCCTGTATTTGTTCAACCGGGTCAGGCAGAAGGATCTGTAGGTCTTGCGCTTGGTTATGGTAAAAAGAACTCAGGAGCTACTGCTGATACCGGAGTAAATGCTTACCCGTTATTTGATGGTTCAAACTTAGCTGTTTCAGGTGTTAAAATCGAGAAAACAGGAGAAGACCATGAGTTTGCAGGTATCCAGCTTCAGAATACATTAATGGGACGTTATGAGATCGCTAAAGAAGTTCCTTTGGCTGAATTCATCAATGTACCTTTCGATGACGAACATAAAGGATGGAATAAGCCTTTGGAATACCATACGATCAGCGGAGCTCTTCCGGCGAGAAAAATCGACCTTTGGGATGCTTTCGATGATACAGACGGTCCTCACTTCAACTTATCAATCGACTTGAACTCTTGTACGGGTTGTGGAGCATGTATCATTGCTTGTCAGGCAGAGAACAACGTTCCTGTAGTAGGTAAGGAGGAAGTAAGAATGTCCAGAGATATGTACTGGTTAAGAATTGACCGTTACTACTCTTCAAGACAGACTGTGGAAGTATATGAAGGATTAAAAGAAGGAATGGCTGTACCAGAATTATACGGTACTGCATTCAACAAAGAAGGAGGTGCATTAAACCACCCTGCTGATAATCCGGATGTCATCTTCCAACCGGTAATGTGTCAGCACTGTAACCACGCTCCTTGTGAAACTGTATGTCCGGTAGCGGCTACTTCACATGGTAAGCAAGGTCAAAACCATATGGCTTACAACAGATGTATCGGGACAAGATATTGTGCAAACAACTGTCCGTACAAAGTAAGACGTTTCAACTGGTTTACTTATAACCTAAATGACAAGTTCGATTTCAACATGAACAACGATTTAGGAAGAATGGTACTTAACCCGGATGTAGTTGTAAGAACTAGAGGGGTAATGGAGAAATGTTCAATGTGTATCCAAATGACTCAGAATACTATTCTTGAGGCTAAGAAAGAAGGAAGAAGGGTGAAGGATGGAGAATTCCAGACTGCTTGTTCTAAAGCTTGTTCTACTGGAGCAATGACATTTGGAGACATGAATGATAAAGATTCTTCAATTAGAGAGCAATATGCATCTAACAGAAGATATTATTTACTAGAGGAGATCGGAACAAAACCAAACGTGTTCTATCACACTAAAGTAAGAAACAGAGTAGAAAAATAA
- a CDS encoding DUF3341 domain-containing protein → MSTTKIVYGLYADDDDLMNGVKAFNDKGIKINEVYTPFPVHGLDKALGLKKTRISDAAFLYALYGVTIGATLTWYVMNHDWPQNIGGKPAFDWGHNMPAFVVPMFELMVFCAAHMMSLTFLVRNKMYPGAPAQNPDPRTTDDKFMMEFVTEDVESVKQLLIETGVEEITVKDA, encoded by the coding sequence ATGAGCACCACTAAAATTGTATACGGACTTTATGCTGACGACGACGATTTAATGAACGGCGTTAAAGCATTCAACGATAAAGGAATCAAAATAAACGAAGTATATACTCCGTTTCCGGTTCACGGACTAGATAAGGCTTTAGGATTAAAGAAAACAAGAATCTCTGATGCTGCTTTTCTCTATGCCCTTTATGGTGTTACTATCGGTGCTACTTTAACCTGGTATGTAATGAACCATGACTGGCCTCAGAACATCGGTGGTAAACCGGCTTTTGACTGGGGACACAACATGCCCGCATTCGTCGTTCCAATGTTCGAATTAATGGTATTCTGTGCCGCTCACATGATGTCTTTAACCTTTTTGGTTAGAAACAAAATGTATCCGGGAGCTCCGGCTCAGAACCCTGATCCAAGAACGACTGATGATAAATTCATGATGGAATTTGTAACTGAAGATGTAGAATCTGTAAAGCAGTTACTTATTGAAACTGGAGTTGAAGAAATAACTGTTAAAGATGCTTAA
- a CDS encoding choice-of-anchor J domain-containing protein: MKKAILSLGLLLGTIGHAQTVLIDEGFESYTNFAITGFGNWLTLDLDGLGTYYGGGPVIGGETSPSWTPNWTNVGDPMAFQIFNPTACNVTNNLTSTAADEEVRNFTAHSGQKYAASWAGSPTASVTANNDWLISPAVTLGTNSNTLTFWVKALSPDYVESYKVGVYVGSASPISSSNFTIISSAAALTAPYAGWQQVTLNLDAYAGQTVRIGFQYMSANKYMFMLDDVKLTASGVLATNEISKAKNKVALYPNPTKGEVNIATDKKVKSTSVFDMSGTMSHTTDSGKTDISDLPKGTYLMRIEFTDGTFATEKIIKQ; encoded by the coding sequence ATGAAAAAAGCTATACTTTCTTTAGGCTTATTGTTGGGAACAATAGGCCATGCCCAAACCGTTTTAATAGATGAAGGTTTTGAATCTTACACGAATTTTGCGATTACAGGCTTCGGGAACTGGCTGACCCTTGACCTGGATGGACTGGGAACTTACTATGGCGGAGGCCCTGTAATCGGAGGTGAAACGTCTCCATCATGGACACCCAACTGGACGAATGTTGGAGATCCAATGGCTTTCCAGATCTTCAATCCTACAGCTTGTAATGTAACAAACAATCTTACTTCAACTGCAGCAGATGAAGAGGTAAGAAATTTCACGGCACACAGCGGTCAAAAATATGCGGCATCCTGGGCCGGATCCCCAACCGCTTCAGTAACGGCCAACAATGACTGGCTGATTTCCCCGGCAGTAACATTGGGAACCAATTCCAATACCCTTACATTCTGGGTGAAGGCGTTATCTCCTGATTATGTAGAAAGCTATAAGGTAGGCGTCTATGTAGGCAGTGCCAGCCCGATCTCCAGCTCCAACTTTACTATTATTTCCAGTGCGGCAGCCCTAACAGCTCCTTACGCCGGATGGCAGCAGGTTACTTTGAATCTGGATGCTTATGCAGGACAAACGGTAAGAATAGGCTTCCAGTACATGTCTGCAAACAAATATATGTTCATGCTGGATGATGTAAAGCTTACCGCTTCAGGTGTTCTGGCAACAAATGAAATCTCAAAGGCAAAAAATAAGGTAGCGCTTTATCCCAATCCTACGAAAGGAGAAGTCAATATCGCAACAGATAAAAAGGTAAAATCGACTTCCGTTTTTGATATGTCAGGTACAATGAGCCACACCACAGATTCCGGAAAAACAGATATTTCTGATCTTCCAAAAGGAACTTATTTGATGCGAATAGAGTTTACAGACGGAACTTTTGCTACTGAAAAAATCATCAAACAATAA
- a CDS encoding quinol:cytochrome C oxidoreductase, whose protein sequence is MYSFSPKLKSTSIILLVVGLVLFGIGFFMNKGLSTEKIEHMMEAVHASGHTAPTHSSEMVGPQDHAAHLEHAELQVHNQPLASLHFVAVFFFGVSCAVLFFYCIQHAAHAGWPIIITRVMEAIASYIPYGGAILVIMMILNITHNGHLFHWMDPELTNPDSPHFDVILFEKKKFLNIPFYAIRTIIYVVGASFFAWKLKSQSKKVDETKSKVEYQMLYRWAVGYIAFFGFASAAWAWDWLMSIDPHWYSTMYIWYSMVSCLSSGIAVIILLSVYLKKNGFLPQFNDNHLHDLGVFLFATSMLWTYTWFAQFMLYWYANVPEEVNYFFGRFQHYSPTFLPMLIVNFLLPLLVLVSSSIKRNYKVVTTMAVVVILGHILDYFNMVMPGTVGPYWKTPEVFLLVVGAILFVAGLFMFTVLSALSKLKLIPTGNPFLHESEIYEYPF, encoded by the coding sequence ATGTATAGTTTTTCACCAAAATTAAAATCAACTTCTATAATACTTCTTGTTGTAGGTTTAGTTCTGTTTGGTATTGGTTTCTTTATGAATAAAGGACTTTCTACTGAGAAAATAGAACACATGATGGAAGCTGTTCATGCTTCTGGTCATACTGCTCCTACACACTCAAGTGAAATGGTTGGACCACAGGACCACGCTGCTCACTTAGAGCATGCTGAACTTCAGGTTCACAACCAGCCTTTAGCATCATTACACTTTGTAGCGGTCTTTTTCTTTGGAGTAAGTTGTGCTGTACTGTTTTTCTACTGTATTCAGCACGCAGCTCACGCAGGATGGCCAATTATTATTACAAGAGTAATGGAGGCTATTGCTTCTTATATTCCTTACGGAGGGGCAATATTGGTTATCATGATGATATTAAATATCACTCACAACGGCCATTTATTCCACTGGATGGATCCAGAGTTAACGAACCCGGATTCGCCTCATTTTGATGTGATCCTATTCGAAAAGAAGAAATTCTTAAACATCCCTTTCTATGCGATCAGAACGATCATTTATGTAGTAGGTGCTTCTTTCTTTGCATGGAAACTAAAATCTCAGTCTAAAAAAGTAGATGAAACGAAATCTAAAGTAGAGTATCAGATGCTTTACAGATGGGCAGTAGGATATATCGCATTCTTCGGATTTGCTTCTGCAGCTTGGGCTTGGGACTGGTTGATGTCTATTGACCCTCACTGGTATTCTACAATGTATATCTGGTATTCAATGGTTAGCTGCCTATCAAGTGGTATTGCTGTAATCATTCTATTAAGTGTTTATCTTAAGAAAAATGGTTTCTTACCACAGTTCAATGACAACCACTTACACGATTTAGGGGTATTCCTATTCGCTACAAGTATGCTTTGGACTTATACATGGTTCGCTCAGTTCATGCTTTACTGGTATGCAAACGTTCCGGAAGAGGTAAATTACTTCTTTGGAAGATTCCAACACTACTCACCTACTTTCTTACCAATGTTGATCGTGAACTTCTTATTACCATTATTGGTATTAGTAAGCAGCAGCATCAAGAGAAATTATAAAGTAGTAACAACAATGGCAGTTGTGGTTATTTTAGGACACATCTTAGATTACTTCAACATGGTAATGCCTGGAACGGTAGGACCTTACTGGAAAACTCCGGAAGTATTCTTACTGGTAGTAGGAGCTATCCTATTCGTAGCCGGATTGTTTATGTTTACTGTACTTTCAGCTTTATCTAAACTGAAGTTGATTCCTACAGGAAACCCATTCTTACACGAATCTGAAATTTATGAGTATCCTTTCTAA
- a CDS encoding DUF6080 domain-containing protein, producing MSFIKTKFINFLRLVFPSTYTELAVFLFFITCYGILGSYIALHYRIIFDSRIPWDAYFSFDNKSILMTGGSFERHPLSYYFFNGIREFCLFISGGKTDASFRLTLAWLSNIMISLNIIQVFKYLKNIIRLPLSLTILIILFFGIFATNIILSFTPENFTYTLFLLSLYNYYAALKLRTQEKIPATALSLAAVTIGGLTITNIVKVFIPIFFEKNLFRDWKKLGNALIRGTIAIIFYALLYLNRIDFKYQNIFSKTNQQYEKFSNVESLPAWDMVLSFFFGGNILFPGFITSDKHNMKGFSFKALYMDVYSSVFPYLFVAALLILISWSYCKNFKNKWVQVIMLSFLVDIVIHCVMRFGLHTSYIYGGHFVFVYPLLIGWLFYAYRSSPRILSLLTLTVAVLFVYLSTNNWFRMTEFFSFLESYYQ from the coding sequence GTGTCTTTTATCAAAACAAAATTCATTAATTTTCTAAGGCTCGTTTTCCCTTCCACTTATACCGAACTTGCCGTTTTCTTATTTTTTATCACCTGCTACGGAATTCTGGGCTCTTATATAGCGCTTCACTACCGGATCATCTTCGACAGCAGAATTCCATGGGATGCCTATTTCAGTTTTGACAACAAATCTATCCTGATGACAGGTGGAAGTTTTGAAAGACACCCTCTATCCTATTATTTTTTCAATGGAATCAGAGAGTTCTGCCTGTTCATTTCGGGAGGTAAAACGGATGCTTCCTTCAGACTTACACTGGCATGGCTCAGCAACATCATGATCTCTTTAAATATCATCCAGGTTTTTAAATACCTGAAAAACATCATCAGGCTCCCGCTGTCATTAACTATTCTGATCATCCTGTTTTTTGGAATCTTTGCCACCAATATCATTCTGTCATTCACTCCTGAAAACTTTACCTATACCCTCTTTTTACTGAGTTTATACAATTATTACGCTGCCCTGAAGTTAAGAACACAGGAAAAAATACCAGCAACAGCATTGTCACTTGCTGCCGTCACTATTGGAGGGCTTACCATTACCAATATTGTGAAAGTATTTATCCCGATATTCTTTGAGAAAAATCTTTTCAGGGATTGGAAAAAATTAGGAAATGCCCTTATAAGGGGAACAATTGCTATTATCTTCTATGCCTTGCTTTACCTGAACAGAATTGATTTCAAATACCAGAATATCTTTTCAAAAACCAATCAGCAGTATGAGAAATTTTCCAATGTAGAGTCTCTTCCGGCCTGGGATATGGTCCTTTCATTCTTTTTTGGCGGAAATATCTTATTTCCGGGCTTTATTACTTCAGACAAGCATAATATGAAAGGTTTTTCCTTTAAAGCCCTTTATATGGATGTTTATTCATCTGTATTTCCTTATCTGTTTGTCGCAGCCCTATTGATACTGATAAGTTGGAGTTATTGTAAAAATTTTAAAAATAAATGGGTCCAGGTCATTATGCTTTCATTCCTGGTTGACATTGTAATACACTGTGTGATGAGGTTTGGCCTTCACACTTCATACATCTATGGAGGACACTTTGTTTTTGTATATCCACTGCTGATAGGATGGCTTTTTTACGCTTACCGGTCATCCCCCAGAATACTATCACTTTTAACCCTTACAGTAGCTGTATTATTCGTCTACCTATCCACCAATAACTGGTTCAGAATGACAGAATTTTTCTCTTTCCTGGAATCTTACTACCAATAA
- a CDS encoding SPOR domain-containing protein has protein sequence MRNLIKIFSILSLFGFYNIEAQLVVKKDTLSGTELVMTMDSKISAALEGIEGKCSKVAVNNSSKDYNNMDTGISTGGITKPAKIYVPSRELTNAEICKKNPRILGYKIQITTVKSNEEANEVKSYFRKRFPNLKVETDASLRPNYKILAGSYFTKQSAAADLSRIREYFKSAVAVQYRIFCAEAK, from the coding sequence ATGAGAAATCTAATCAAAATATTTTCGATATTATCATTATTTGGATTTTATAATATTGAAGCACAGCTGGTTGTTAAAAAAGACACGCTTTCGGGAACGGAGCTTGTCATGACAATGGATTCTAAAATTAGTGCTGCTTTGGAGGGAATTGAAGGAAAATGTTCAAAGGTAGCAGTGAATAATTCATCCAAAGATTATAACAATATGGATACCGGGATCTCTACAGGAGGGATTACAAAACCGGCTAAAATTTATGTTCCCAGCAGAGAACTTACCAATGCTGAAATTTGTAAAAAAAATCCTAGAATTTTAGGCTATAAAATTCAGATCACAACAGTAAAAAGCAATGAGGAAGCCAATGAGGTGAAGTCTTATTTCAGAAAAAGGTTTCCGAACCTGAAAGTGGAAACAGATGCTTCCTTAAGACCGAATTATAAGATTTTGGCGGGAAGTTATTTTACCAAACAAAGTGCTGCTGCTGATCTTTCCAGAATCAGAGAATATTTCAAATCGGCAGTTGCTGTACAATACAGAATTTTCTGTGCAGAGGCAAAATAA
- the nrfD gene encoding NrfD/PsrC family molybdoenzyme membrane anchor subunit → MSGHYEAPIREPLIIGHKTYHDITEDIARPIEERAGKLWWISLYAALVLFLYGFGCIAYTIGTGIGAWGLNRTINWGWDITNFVWWVGIGHAGTLISAVLLLFRQRWRMSVNRSAEAMTIFAVVQAAIFPVIHMGRVWVGYWVFPLPNQFGSLWGNFNSPLLWDVFAISTYFSVSTVFWFMGLIPDFAMIRDRAKTPWTKKIYTFLAFGWGGKAKHWQRFEELSLVLAGLATPLVFSVHTTVSFDFATSVIKGWHSTIYPPYFVAGAIFSGFAMVQTLLLVARKVCHLEEYITMYHIEIMNIVIILTGGMVTVAYATEYFIGWYSGSRFEDFTYLSPGAAVGPYWWAFWSLIICNLVVPASFWFKRLRTNIIWTFIVALIINIGMWFERFDIIVINLSRDYLPGSWTMFKPTIIDVGVYLGTIGFFSVLFLLYARTFPVIAQAELKSILKISGETYKAKEGDEHH, encoded by the coding sequence ATGTCAGGACATTACGAAGCTCCGATAAGGGAACCTCTAATTATTGGTCACAAAACTTATCACGATATTACAGAAGATATCGCACGACCTATCGAAGAAAGAGCAGGTAAATTATGGTGGATCTCATTATATGCTGCACTCGTTCTATTCCTCTATGGATTCGGCTGTATCGCTTACACTATCGGGACAGGTATTGGAGCATGGGGGCTTAACAGAACTATTAACTGGGGTTGGGATATTACCAACTTCGTATGGTGGGTAGGTATCGGTCACGCCGGAACCCTAATCTCAGCAGTATTATTATTATTTAGACAGAGATGGAGAATGTCTGTAAACAGATCTGCAGAGGCGATGACGATCTTTGCGGTAGTACAGGCAGCGATCTTCCCTGTAATTCACATGGGTAGAGTTTGGGTTGGATACTGGGTATTCCCTTTACCAAACCAATTCGGTTCTCTTTGGGGGAACTTCAACTCTCCTCTACTTTGGGACGTATTTGCGATCTCTACGTATTTCTCGGTATCAACTGTATTCTGGTTCATGGGACTAATCCCTGACTTTGCAATGATCAGAGACAGAGCTAAGACGCCTTGGACGAAGAAAATTTATACTTTCCTTGCATTCGGTTGGGGTGGTAAAGCAAAACACTGGCAAAGATTTGAAGAACTTTCTTTGGTTCTTGCAGGGTTAGCAACTCCACTAGTATTCTCAGTACACACGACCGTATCTTTTGACTTCGCAACTTCGGTAATTAAAGGATGGCACTCAACAATCTACCCTCCTTACTTCGTTGCTGGTGCGATTTTCTCAGGATTTGCAATGGTACAGACTCTATTGTTGGTTGCTAGAAAAGTATGTCACCTAGAAGAGTATATTACAATGTATCATATCGAAATCATGAACATCGTAATCATCTTAACAGGAGGTATGGTAACGGTAGCTTATGCTACTGAATACTTCATCGGATGGTACTCAGGTTCAAGATTTGAAGATTTCACATACCTTTCTCCAGGTGCTGCAGTAGGTCCTTACTGGTGGGCTTTCTGGTCATTGATCATCTGTAACCTTGTTGTTCCGGCTTCATTCTGGTTCAAGAGACTAAGAACAAACATCATCTGGACGTTCATCGTTGCATTGATCATCAACATCGGTATGTGGTTTGAGCGTTTTGATATCATCGTTATCAACCTTTCCAGAGACTACTTACCAGGATCATGGACCATGTTTAAGCCAACGATCATTGATGTGGGGGTATACTTAGGAACAATCGGATTCTTCTCTGTATTATTCTTATTATACGCAAGAACATTCCCTGTCATTGCACAGGCTGAATTAAAATCGATTTTGAAAATCTCAGGTGAAACTTATAAAGCAAAAGAAGGAGATGAGCACCACTAA
- a CDS encoding c-type cytochrome yields MLKMKKNVLKITAVLGLTTVLLNSCGPKENTPLVYFPDMYFPVAYDPLMKAQDAYSDHENEIPAFVKNNGATGLSPVEGSVPQNKDGVFEESLLPKNVDEYNAGYDASKKLTASPLNPANAAKDIERGKILFDHTCAACHGTGGDGQGPIVQSGAFSGVPNYADRELTVGSVHYVLTNGRNAMGSYAGQLNAGDRWRVAMYVMSAFKKGAAAPAAATAAAPATETTTETKK; encoded by the coding sequence ATGCTTAAAATGAAAAAGAATGTATTAAAAATTACAGCAGTTTTAGGTTTAACAACAGTTTTACTTAACTCTTGCGGACCAAAAGAAAATACTCCGTTGGTCTACTTCCCGGATATGTATTTTCCGGTAGCTTACGATCCATTGATGAAAGCTCAGGATGCTTATTCAGATCATGAAAATGAAATCCCGGCTTTCGTTAAAAATAATGGAGCAACAGGTCTTTCTCCGGTAGAAGGATCAGTTCCTCAGAATAAAGACGGAGTTTTTGAAGAAAGCTTACTGCCTAAGAATGTTGACGAGTACAACGCAGGGTATGATGCTTCTAAAAAACTGACAGCATCTCCTCTAAACCCGGCTAATGCAGCTAAGGATATTGAAAGAGGAAAAATATTGTTTGATCACACTTGTGCGGCATGTCACGGAACAGGAGGTGATGGACAAGGACCTATTGTACAAAGTGGAGCATTCTCTGGAGTACCAAACTATGCTGACAGAGAGCTTACTGTAGGATCTGTTCATTATGTATTAACAAACGGTAGAAATGCAATGGGGTCTTATGCGGGACAATTAAACGCAGGAGACAGATGGAGAGTGGCAATGTATGTGATGAGTGCTTTCAAAAAAGGAGCAGCAGCACCGGCAGCCGCTACAGCGGCAGCGCCAGCAACTGAAACGACTACCGAAACTAAAAAATAA